In Persicimonas caeni, a single window of DNA contains:
- a CDS encoding sigma-70 family RNA polymerase sigma factor has protein sequence MYRAKRGIRSYQKSSSSNEELEKARQHRALVEEYGSLVRKVAQRILRRLPPYIRGLELEDLVSVGVMGLLDAHERFDPSEGKPFGTFAEFRIKGAILDSLRKHDFFPRRLRQKANKLQKAEKKLESNLGRAPEPAELAAEMEMDLQELQELRGKVAPYSFVDEADVSFSLTAPTPDPFRLVNYKETREQLVDCLKGLSERKQLVLDLYFNKELTLAEIGDILDLTPGRVSQLKSAAIKELRGVMAG, from the coding sequence ATGTATAGAGCCAAACGAGGCATTCGCAGCTACCAGAAGTCGAGCTCGTCGAACGAGGAGCTCGAGAAAGCGCGCCAGCACCGCGCGCTCGTCGAGGAGTACGGTAGCCTGGTGCGCAAGGTCGCCCAGCGGATCTTACGCCGGCTGCCGCCGTATATCCGCGGCCTGGAGCTCGAAGACCTGGTCAGCGTCGGCGTCATGGGCCTGCTCGACGCCCACGAGCGCTTCGACCCGTCCGAGGGCAAGCCCTTTGGCACCTTCGCCGAGTTCCGCATCAAGGGCGCCATCCTCGACTCCCTGCGCAAGCACGACTTCTTCCCACGCCGGCTGCGCCAGAAGGCCAACAAGCTGCAAAAGGCCGAAAAGAAGCTCGAGTCCAACCTGGGCCGCGCCCCCGAACCCGCCGAACTCGCCGCCGAGATGGAGATGGACCTCCAGGAGCTCCAAGAGCTCCGCGGCAAGGTCGCCCCCTACTCGTTCGTCGACGAAGCCGACGTCTCGTTCTCGCTCACGGCCCCGACCCCCGACCCGTTCCGCCTGGTCAACTACAAGGAGACCCGCGAGCAACTCGTCGACTGTTTGAAGGGGTTGAGTGAGCGCAAGCAGTTGGTGTTGGACCTGTATTTCAACAAGGAGCTCACCTTGGCCGAGATCGGCGATATCCTCGATTTGACGCCGGGGCGGGTGAGTCAGTTGAAGTCGGCGGCGATTAAGGAGTTGCGGGGGGTGATGGCTGGGTAA
- the flhF gene encoding flagellar biosynthesis protein FlhF, giving the protein MTLPLRKYRVKDVREGLRQIKRELGEDAVIVSTSRLPHAEDGRNLEIAVAPSDSSSEFAHPPMPHAQTQAQAPVTQAPIEEDPSKAALVALVEDLAKQIRSLSSEVRHLRIREEMRAEQPAPTPAPAPAPRPEKPELPYHALESIRLGIKRIYQPQHTDNFGQTIAAIYEALSYRGVLEGHIEELIAWAFNADVEWELSPGVLHDVIEQQMIDRLETTPPLWETKSDKPEVAVFVGPTGVGKTTTIAKVAAHAKLVGNKRVGIICADTFRIGGLYQLETYADLVGVPIFAVSAPAELRLALTRLSDFDLILVDTMGRSPWAPAPSQGLAYEDFARACRDDFALRFEICMSATRTTADMVETVRSYARLQPASLVFTKLDESRRLGSILSTSFATELPVSHVCYGPRVPEDIASPDSQELVDWIMLGERPGSESAGEKLEVQGR; this is encoded by the coding sequence ATGACACTTCCGCTTCGAAAATACCGCGTCAAAGACGTCCGCGAGGGCTTGCGTCAGATCAAACGTGAATTGGGCGAGGACGCCGTCATCGTGAGCACCTCGCGGCTGCCCCACGCCGAAGACGGGCGCAACCTCGAGATCGCGGTGGCCCCCAGCGACTCCAGCAGCGAGTTCGCCCACCCGCCGATGCCCCACGCCCAGACACAGGCACAGGCCCCGGTCACTCAGGCGCCCATCGAGGAGGACCCGTCGAAGGCGGCCCTGGTCGCGCTGGTCGAGGACCTCGCCAAGCAGATTCGCTCGCTGAGCTCGGAGGTGCGCCACCTTCGCATTCGCGAGGAGATGCGCGCCGAGCAGCCCGCGCCCACCCCGGCGCCGGCCCCCGCGCCGCGTCCCGAGAAGCCCGAGCTGCCGTACCACGCGCTCGAGTCGATTCGCCTGGGCATCAAGCGCATATACCAGCCCCAGCACACCGACAATTTCGGCCAGACCATCGCCGCGATCTACGAGGCGCTGAGCTACCGCGGCGTGCTCGAGGGGCATATCGAGGAGCTCATCGCCTGGGCGTTCAACGCCGACGTCGAGTGGGAACTCAGCCCCGGCGTGCTCCACGACGTCATCGAGCAGCAGATGATCGACCGCCTCGAGACGACCCCGCCGCTGTGGGAGACGAAGAGCGACAAGCCCGAAGTGGCCGTCTTCGTCGGCCCCACGGGCGTGGGCAAGACGACCACCATCGCCAAGGTCGCCGCCCACGCCAAGCTGGTGGGCAACAAGCGCGTGGGCATCATCTGCGCCGACACGTTTCGGATTGGCGGGCTGTACCAGCTCGAGACCTACGCCGACCTGGTGGGCGTGCCCATCTTCGCGGTCTCCGCCCCCGCCGAGCTGCGCCTGGCGCTCACCCGCCTGAGCGATTTCGACCTCATCTTGGTCGACACGATGGGCCGAAGCCCCTGGGCCCCCGCCCCCTCGCAGGGGCTGGCCTACGAAGATTTTGCCCGAGCATGCCGCGACGACTTCGCGCTGCGCTTCGAGATCTGCATGAGCGCCACGCGCACCACCGCCGACATGGTCGAGACGGTGCGCTCGTACGCCCGCCTGCAACCCGCCTCGCTGGTGTTCACCAAGCTCGACGAATCGCGCCGTCTCGGCTCGATCCTGTCGACGAGCTTCGCCACCGAGTTGCCCGTGTCGCACGTGTGTTACGGCCCGCGGGTCCCCGAAGACATCGCCAGCCCGGACAGCCAGGAGTTGGTCGATTGGATCATGCTCGGTGAGCGACCTGGCTCGGAGTCGGCAGGCGAGAAGTTGGAAGTACAAGGACGTTGA
- the flhA gene encoding flagellar biosynthesis protein FlhA, which produces MSSATKSSTQMSLTERLQGAKSAPLMFVLLSVIALMVLPLPPVLLDLLLSVNITVAVLILLTAVFVNRPLEFSVLPALLLISTLFRLGLNVASTRLILLGAAEGKANAGRIIETFGHFVVGGNSIIGIIVFLILVLINFMVITKGAGRIAEVAARFTLDALPGKQMAIDAELAAGTLTEEDARQKRSDVERESDFYGAMDGASKFVRGDAIAGLIITAINIMGGLLIAVFQGGMAFGDAAQTYTVLTVGDGLVSQIPALLISTATGVVVTRAASAAELGDELTGQLLGDQRVLFGASVTLFLLGLVPGMPFMIFATMAGAIGWLGWRVSQAADETVELDDADEKKDEKAEPELDELLRVETLALEIGFGLVKVVDEASGGSLLKRLVQVRRQYASDLGIIVPSIHIRDNLQMAPGAYRLLLKGVPIASAELRQNKLMAINPGFVTQRIDGEPTKDPTFGLDAVWVDESQRHRAEAAGYTVVDHEAVITTHVTEVIRQHAAELFGWEDLEDRLEEIKLQAPRLVEELVGERLSFGKLLNVLRRLLSEGVSIRDLRSVLEALAESAHPDTSVNALTDQVRARLARQISAQLTDENGTLHAALLDRPLEDKLRQCLVKQQGEPVLACDLVTAQGLFGAIEEALGKFAVKDAEPVILAPPDLRGPLEQFLAQFFPDIQVLCHREVVPSAELVSVAQLSLPAGELEGAQQAQIQ; this is translated from the coding sequence ATGAGTTCGGCCACCAAATCCAGCACGCAGATGAGCCTGACCGAGAGGCTCCAGGGCGCCAAGAGCGCTCCGCTGATGTTCGTGCTGCTCAGCGTCATCGCGCTGATGGTGCTGCCGCTGCCGCCGGTGCTGCTCGACCTTTTGTTGTCGGTCAACATCACCGTGGCGGTGCTCATCCTGCTCACCGCCGTCTTCGTCAACCGGCCGCTCGAGTTCTCAGTGCTGCCGGCGCTGCTGCTCATCTCCACGCTCTTTCGCCTGGGCCTGAACGTCGCCTCGACCCGGCTCATCTTGCTGGGCGCGGCCGAGGGCAAGGCCAACGCCGGGCGCATCATCGAGACCTTCGGCCACTTCGTGGTCGGCGGCAACAGCATCATCGGCATCATCGTCTTCCTGATCTTGGTGCTCATCAACTTCATGGTCATCACCAAGGGCGCCGGGCGCATCGCCGAGGTCGCCGCGCGCTTCACCCTCGACGCGCTGCCCGGCAAGCAGATGGCCATCGACGCCGAGCTCGCCGCGGGCACGTTGACCGAAGAGGACGCGCGCCAAAAGCGCAGCGACGTCGAGCGCGAGTCCGACTTCTACGGGGCGATGGACGGCGCCTCCAAGTTCGTGCGCGGCGACGCCATCGCCGGCCTGATCATCACCGCCATCAACATCATGGGCGGCCTGCTCATCGCCGTCTTCCAGGGCGGCATGGCCTTCGGTGACGCCGCGCAGACCTACACCGTGCTCACGGTGGGCGACGGCCTGGTCAGCCAGATTCCGGCGTTGCTCATCTCGACGGCCACCGGCGTGGTCGTCACCCGCGCGGCCAGCGCGGCCGAGCTGGGCGACGAGCTCACCGGTCAGCTCCTGGGCGACCAGCGCGTGTTGTTCGGCGCCTCGGTCACCCTCTTTTTGCTGGGGCTGGTCCCCGGCATGCCCTTCATGATCTTTGCGACGATGGCCGGCGCCATTGGCTGGCTCGGCTGGCGCGTCTCGCAGGCGGCCGACGAGACCGTCGAGCTGGACGACGCCGACGAAAAGAAGGACGAGAAGGCCGAGCCCGAGCTCGACGAGCTGCTGCGCGTCGAGACCCTCGCCCTCGAGATCGGCTTCGGGCTGGTCAAGGTCGTCGACGAGGCCTCCGGCGGCTCCTTGCTCAAGCGCCTCGTGCAGGTGCGCCGCCAATACGCCTCCGACCTGGGCATCATCGTCCCGTCGATTCATATCCGCGACAACCTGCAGATGGCGCCCGGCGCCTATCGCCTGTTGCTCAAGGGCGTGCCCATTGCCTCGGCCGAGCTTCGCCAGAACAAGCTCATGGCCATCAACCCCGGCTTCGTCACCCAGCGCATCGACGGCGAGCCCACCAAGGACCCGACCTTCGGGCTCGACGCGGTGTGGGTCGACGAGAGCCAGCGCCACCGCGCCGAGGCCGCCGGCTACACCGTGGTCGACCACGAGGCGGTGATCACCACCCACGTCACCGAGGTCATCCGTCAGCACGCCGCCGAGCTGTTTGGCTGGGAAGACCTCGAGGATCGCCTCGAAGAGATCAAGCTGCAGGCCCCGCGCCTGGTCGAGGAACTCGTCGGCGAGCGCCTCAGCTTCGGCAAGCTGCTCAACGTCTTGCGCCGCCTGCTCAGCGAGGGCGTCTCCATCCGAGACCTGCGCTCGGTGCTCGAGGCGTTGGCCGAAAGCGCGCACCCCGACACCTCGGTCAACGCCCTGACCGACCAGGTCCGCGCGCGGCTGGCTCGCCAGATTTCGGCCCAGCTGACCGACGAGAACGGCACGCTGCACGCCGCGCTGCTCGACCGCCCCCTCGAAGACAAGCTTCGCCAGTGCCTGGTCAAGCAGCAGGGCGAGCCGGTGCTCGCCTGCGACCTGGTCACCGCGCAGGGGCTGTTCGGCGCCATCGAGGAGGCGCTGGGCAAATTCGCCGTCAAAGACGCCGAGCCGGTCATCCTGGCTCCGCCCGATTTGCGCGGCCCCCTGGAGCAGTTTTTGGCCCAGTTTTTCCCGGATATTCAGGTGCTTTGCCACCGCGAGGTGGTCCCGAGCGCCGAGCTGGTCAGCGTGGCTCAATTGAGCCTGCCCGCCGGCGAACTCGAAGGCGCCCAGCAAGCCCAGATTCAATGA
- the flhB gene encoding flagellar biosynthesis protein FlhB, whose product MSESGQEKTEQATPQRKRQFRERGEVAKSQELAAGVMLVASAAALWVGSTLASGPISAALSGVWARLDESENFISSPEVVFSGLVEAVVAPLVPVFGVMCVAAIAAHMMQTGPLLSGKPLEPKLEKLDPIKGFKKKFLSKDTVAQLIKTLAKVVVIGLVAALALTAFAPAPGQLLHMHPAEFARYFEKISVYPLFAAALTMVLLGIADFFWQRHQMNEKMKMTKQEAKQEHKQSEGDPLIKSRRRQQHRGLLDANRLIEAVPEADVIINNPTHVSVALRYDPDFGVPMVVAKGLDHKALRIREIATENDVPMVTQPPLARTLHRHVEVGEPIPENFYRAVAEVLAYVWKKKKR is encoded by the coding sequence ATGAGCGAGTCCGGCCAAGAAAAAACAGAACAAGCCACACCCCAGCGCAAACGACAATTCCGCGAACGCGGTGAAGTCGCCAAGAGCCAGGAGCTCGCCGCCGGCGTCATGCTCGTAGCCAGCGCGGCGGCGCTGTGGGTCGGCTCGACGCTGGCCAGCGGTCCCATCTCGGCGGCCCTGAGCGGCGTGTGGGCGCGGCTCGACGAGTCGGAGAACTTCATCAGCAGCCCCGAGGTCGTCTTCTCGGGCCTCGTCGAGGCGGTCGTCGCCCCGTTGGTGCCCGTCTTCGGGGTGATGTGCGTGGCCGCCATCGCCGCCCACATGATGCAGACCGGCCCGCTTTTGAGCGGCAAACCGCTCGAGCCCAAGCTCGAGAAGCTCGACCCCATCAAGGGCTTCAAAAAGAAGTTTCTGTCCAAGGACACCGTCGCCCAGCTCATCAAGACGCTGGCGAAGGTCGTGGTCATCGGCCTGGTGGCCGCCCTGGCGCTGACCGCCTTCGCGCCGGCCCCCGGGCAACTGCTGCACATGCACCCGGCAGAATTTGCCCGCTACTTCGAGAAAATTTCCGTCTACCCGCTCTTTGCCGCCGCTTTGACCATGGTCCTTCTGGGCATCGCCGACTTCTTTTGGCAGCGCCATCAGATGAACGAAAAGATGAAGATGACCAAGCAGGAGGCCAAGCAAGAGCACAAGCAAAGCGAGGGCGACCCGCTCATCAAGAGCCGGCGCCGCCAGCAGCACCGCGGCCTGCTCGACGCCAACCGGCTCATCGAGGCGGTGCCCGAGGCCGATGTCATCATCAACAACCCCACCCACGTCTCCGTGGCGCTGCGCTACGATCCCGACTTCGGCGTGCCCATGGTGGTCGCCAAAGGACTCGACCACAAGGCGCTGCGTATCCGCGAAATCGCCACCGAAAACGACGTGCCGATGGTCACCCAACCTCCGTTGGCACGCACACTGCATAGACACGTAGAAGTCGGGGAGCCAATCCCCGAAAACTTCTACCGCGCGGTGGCCGAAGTTCTGGCCTACGTCTGGAAGAAAAAGAAGCGCTAA
- the fliR gene encoding flagellar biosynthetic protein FliR translates to MNELSALLFAADGYILGGAAVMMRLLGVLSGTPLGTNSAVPPRVRALLALHLTLVMCWALGFPHLPPEAGIAAWLAVLAPEFILGLAMGLMVRVIMAFATGMGQMASYSMGLGFASFVDPSTGASTTVISRILKVIGLLVFFAVDAHLHIISAVFDTFRMLPPGSVAMTTVSRLDMAHLGSQFFSVSLRLAAPVMAAGLMVYVVLAVMAKVAPQMNLFAFGFALTIPAGMIMLYFTMPSFAALMSDQLLDVANQMRMLVAN, encoded by the coding sequence GTGAACGAGCTGAGCGCGCTCCTATTTGCCGCCGACGGCTACATACTGGGCGGCGCGGCGGTCATGATGCGCCTGCTGGGCGTCTTGTCGGGCACGCCGCTGGGCACCAACTCGGCGGTGCCGCCGAGGGTGCGCGCGCTCTTGGCCCTGCACCTGACCCTGGTGATGTGCTGGGCGCTCGGCTTCCCCCACCTCCCCCCGGAAGCAGGCATCGCCGCCTGGCTGGCCGTGCTCGCCCCCGAGTTCATCCTCGGCCTGGCGATGGGGCTTATGGTGCGCGTGATCATGGCCTTCGCCACCGGCATGGGCCAGATGGCCAGCTACTCGATGGGCCTGGGCTTCGCGAGCTTCGTCGACCCGTCGACCGGCGCGAGCACCACCGTCATCAGCCGCATCCTCAAGGTCATCGGCCTCCTGGTCTTCTTCGCCGTCGACGCCCACCTACACATCATCAGCGCGGTCTTCGACACCTTCCGCATGCTCCCGCCGGGCAGCGTGGCCATGACCACGGTCTCGCGTCTCGACATGGCCCACCTGGGCTCGCAGTTCTTCTCGGTCAGCCTGCGCCTGGCCGCCCCAGTCATGGCCGCCGGCCTGATGGTCTACGTCGTCTTGGCCGTCATGGCCAAGGTCGCCCCGCAGATGAACCTCTTTGCGTTCGGCTTCGCGCTGACCATCCCCGCCGGCATGATCATGCTCTACTTCACCATGCCGTCGTTCGCCGCGTTGATGAGTGACCAGCTCTTGGACGTGGCCAATCAGATGCGCATGCTCGTGGCAAACTAA
- a CDS encoding flagellar biosynthetic protein FliQ, which translates to MSPEWVSELARQAMWVAVLLGGPFMAAALAIGLVVSILQAATQINEMTLTFVPKIVGIGAVLWGLSGWLLQHWLTFAQEIIGSIETVGQLP; encoded by the coding sequence ATGAGTCCCGAGTGGGTCAGTGAATTGGCGCGTCAGGCCATGTGGGTCGCCGTGCTCTTGGGGGGCCCGTTCATGGCCGCCGCCCTGGCGATCGGCCTGGTTGTCAGCATTCTGCAGGCGGCCACCCAGATCAACGAGATGACGCTCACCTTCGTGCCCAAAATCGTGGGCATCGGGGCAGTGTTGTGGGGGCTTAGCGGCTGGCTGTTGCAGCATTGGCTGACCTTCGCCCAAGAGATCATCGGCTCCATCGAAACGGTAGGACAGCTGCCGTGA
- the fliP gene encoding flagellar type III secretion system pore protein FliP (The bacterial flagellar biogenesis protein FliP forms a type III secretion system (T3SS)-type pore required for flagellar assembly.), translating to MNPIHHFYLLLSAVVIAVCLLLVPVAASAQGAPANAAAATGAQTIDTNAVDTGNASIGVRIDLGESDGRLVPVLKIIFLLLGLTLLPALLVSVTSFTRIVVVLGFLKQALGTQALPPSQVLIGLSLFLCLFTMSPVISDINEQAIEPYRAGQLTDQQAIDAGVQPLRRFMSRHTRPKDLRLFVSMTQSQRPKSFDEVSTLVLVPAFMLSELRTAFIMGALLYIPFIVIDVVVASVLMAMGMMMVPPVMVSLPIKLLLFVLADGWNLVIGSLARSIVGG from the coding sequence GTGAACCCGATTCACCACTTTTATCTGCTCCTGAGCGCCGTCGTCATCGCGGTCTGCTTGCTCCTGGTCCCCGTCGCGGCGAGCGCGCAGGGCGCCCCGGCCAACGCGGCCGCCGCCACAGGCGCGCAGACCATCGACACCAACGCCGTCGACACAGGCAACGCCAGCATCGGCGTGCGCATCGACCTGGGCGAGAGCGATGGGCGCCTGGTGCCCGTGCTCAAGATCATCTTCTTGCTGCTCGGGCTCACCCTGTTGCCCGCGCTCTTGGTCAGCGTCACAAGCTTTACGCGCATCGTCGTGGTCCTCGGCTTCCTCAAGCAGGCGCTGGGCACCCAGGCGCTGCCGCCAAGCCAGGTGCTCATCGGCCTGAGCCTCTTTTTGTGCCTCTTTACGATGAGCCCGGTCATCTCGGACATCAACGAGCAGGCCATCGAGCCGTACCGCGCCGGCCAACTGACCGACCAACAGGCCATCGACGCGGGCGTGCAGCCCCTTCGCCGGTTCATGTCGCGCCACACCCGGCCCAAAGACCTGCGCCTCTTCGTCAGCATGACGCAGTCGCAGCGGCCCAAGAGCTTCGACGAGGTGAGCACCCTGGTGCTCGTGCCCGCGTTCATGCTCAGCGAGCTTCGCACCGCCTTCATCATGGGCGCGCTGCTCTATATCCCGTTCATCGTCATCGACGTGGTCGTCGCCTCGGTGCTCATGGCCATGGGCATGATGATGGTGCCCCCGGTCATGGTCTCGCTGCCCATCAAACTCTTGCTCTTCGTGCTCGCCGACGGCTGGAACCTGGTCATCGGCAGCCTGGCGCGAAGCATCGTGGGAGGTTGA
- a CDS encoding flagellar biosynthetic protein FliO, translated as MNLRILMMMATVLVMAASAVPASAKEPAKNSEPRAEKDAAQPDHAAADKPAADKPAADKPAADKVAADPPADPSPSDEQAEDADAYRALLEQGAGQPVGDGEVQKPATPAGEVPMSSFWILFGGAGLIALGGWAYQKYRTGQTPNALVEMEHVRSMKLGTKHQLTIVEVEGRRLLLGLSDGHMQVLAELDAVPAARSSTALGSTALSSTALGQAASRQSDEDTWQAMLQEAIDSGPRPEGHDGLFRRTDADRSSRSTRNTRNTRSSRDEARSELRRASRANLESDSVVCGLESLKSQAGIKNWERS; from the coding sequence ATGAACCTGCGAATTTTGATGATGATGGCCACCGTGTTGGTGATGGCGGCGAGCGCCGTACCTGCCAGCGCGAAGGAACCGGCAAAAAACTCGGAGCCACGGGCGGAAAAAGATGCCGCCCAGCCCGATCATGCCGCCGCTGACAAGCCGGCTGCTGACAAACCGGCCGCTGACAAACCGGCCGCTGACAAGGTGGCGGCCGACCCGCCCGCCGACCCATCACCATCCGACGAGCAAGCCGAGGACGCCGACGCCTACCGCGCCTTGCTCGAGCAGGGCGCCGGCCAACCCGTAGGGGACGGCGAGGTCCAAAAGCCCGCCACCCCGGCCGGCGAAGTCCCGATGTCGTCGTTCTGGATCCTCTTCGGCGGCGCCGGGTTGATCGCGCTGGGCGGCTGGGCCTACCAGAAATACCGCACCGGCCAGACCCCGAACGCGCTCGTCGAGATGGAGCACGTTCGCAGCATGAAGCTGGGGACCAAGCACCAGCTGACGATCGTCGAGGTCGAGGGGCGTCGGCTCCTGCTCGGCCTCTCCGACGGCCACATGCAAGTACTCGCCGAGCTCGACGCAGTTCCCGCAGCCCGCAGCTCCACTGCACTCGGCTCCACCGCACTGAGCTCCACCGCACTAGGCCAGGCAGCCTCCCGCCAGAGCGACGAAGATACCTGGCAGGCGATGCTCCAAGAGGCGATCGACTCCGGACCCAGGCCCGAGGGACACGACGGGCTCTTCCGACGCACCGACGCCGACCGAAGCTCCCGGAGCACCCGAAATACCCGAAATACCCGAAGCTCTCGCGATGAGGCCCGCAGCGAGCTGCGCCGCGCCTCGCGCGCCAACCTCGAATCGGACAGCGTGGTCTGCGGCCTCGAGTCGCTCAAGAGCCAGGCCGGCATCAAGAACTGGGAGCGGTCGTGA
- the fliN gene encoding flagellar motor switch protein FliN, which produces MQDEMNPANNAFDPSGQGSAQNMQSDQAGLDNQRLVDGQHDLPGLEFLGDIPLEVTVELGRSRKTLAEILSLGPSSMIELSKAATEPLDVRVNGVLIARGEAVVVNERFGIRLTAVIDTDEVIESLKKG; this is translated from the coding sequence ATGCAAGACGAGATGAACCCGGCCAACAACGCTTTCGATCCCTCGGGACAAGGTTCGGCACAGAACATGCAGTCTGACCAGGCAGGGCTGGATAACCAGCGCCTGGTCGACGGGCAGCACGACCTGCCCGGCCTCGAGTTTCTGGGAGATATCCCCCTCGAGGTGACCGTCGAGTTGGGCCGAAGCCGCAAGACCCTCGCCGAGATATTGTCGTTGGGTCCCTCATCGATGATCGAGCTGTCGAAGGCGGCCACCGAGCCGCTGGACGTACGCGTCAACGGCGTGCTCATCGCCCGCGGTGAGGCGGTCGTGGTCAACGAACGCTTCGGCATTCGACTGACCGCGGTCATCGATACCGACGAAGTGATTGAGAGCCTCAAGAAGGGTTGA
- a CDS encoding flagellar motor switch protein FliM, whose protein sequence is MDLSFEPLDGEAPEELPADSSLSLPESIEPPVEEVEEAAPLVENLPHHVEEREHRAFNLTGERRVERSRLPTLELIDARVAEYLAIELSHVLNVETHVEARADGMEPWGELLDKLESPGCYNLVEFETLDGYGMVSIEMKLLFGLLERLFGGAGLSGGADAAPPKRERFSAIELRLIRRLVRIFGRAVEEAWRPVVPVAMRHLRVDTSPSNIAFTSPSAWVLASTFNIDLGSQSGSMSFALPFELLADYRELFASGRYQRSERDDHDWQQTLKQRASGLPVELIGELGRTNITLRQLASLKAGDVLRLDQSASEPVCVSIEGRPKYRAQISVSHGNLAVELTSLHEAS, encoded by the coding sequence GTGGATCTTTCATTCGAACCCTTAGATGGCGAGGCTCCAGAGGAGCTTCCCGCCGACTCCAGCCTCTCGCTGCCCGAGTCGATCGAGCCTCCTGTCGAAGAGGTCGAGGAGGCGGCGCCGCTGGTCGAGAACCTGCCCCACCACGTCGAGGAGCGTGAGCACCGAGCGTTCAACCTGACCGGCGAGCGCCGCGTCGAGCGCAGCCGGCTGCCCACCCTCGAGCTCATCGACGCGCGGGTGGCCGAATACTTGGCCATCGAGCTGTCCCACGTGCTCAACGTCGAGACCCACGTCGAGGCGCGCGCCGACGGCATGGAGCCGTGGGGCGAGCTGCTCGACAAGCTCGAATCGCCGGGGTGCTACAACCTGGTCGAGTTCGAGACCCTCGACGGCTACGGCATGGTCTCCATCGAGATGAAGTTGTTGTTCGGCCTGCTCGAGCGCCTCTTCGGCGGCGCCGGCCTGAGCGGGGGCGCGGACGCCGCGCCGCCCAAGCGCGAGCGCTTCTCGGCCATCGAGCTGCGTTTGATCCGCCGGCTGGTGCGCATCTTCGGCCGCGCCGTCGAAGAGGCGTGGCGCCCGGTGGTGCCCGTGGCGATGCGTCACCTGCGCGTGGACACCTCGCCATCGAATATCGCCTTTACCAGCCCGTCGGCCTGGGTGCTGGCGTCGACCTTCAACATCGACCTCGGCTCGCAGAGCGGGTCGATGAGCTTCGCGCTGCCCTTCGAACTTCTTGCTGACTACCGCGAGCTATTCGCCTCGGGGCGCTACCAGCGAAGCGAGCGCGACGACCACGACTGGCAGCAGACGCTCAAGCAACGTGCCTCGGGCCTCCCCGTCGAGCTCATCGGCGAGTTGGGCCGCACCAATATCACCCTTCGCCAACTCGCCTCGCTCAAGGCCGGCGACGTGCTGCGCCTGGACCAGTCGGCCAGCGAGCCGGTGTGCGTGAGCATCGAGGGCCGGCCCAAGTACCGCGCCCAGATCTCGGTGAGCCACGGCAACCTGGCCGTCGAATTGACCTCCCTACACGAAGCTTCCTGA
- a CDS encoding flagellar basal body-associated FliL family protein, whose amino-acid sequence MSKDNEQENVEGAEEAAEASGGGSNKGVIIAVVAAILVSNAGLAAFFFFMGPSLMGGAQAANPPEAAAEPAEAEVEAAPSATPGPLVPLDPFVVNLNEPGEPRYLRVSITLEATDKDAVTKIDEVKVRLRDAYLSKLSAYTTAELRSPEDKARLREALIEEAKKVVSPRAVQQLYFTDFMMQ is encoded by the coding sequence ATGAGTAAGGATAACGAGCAGGAAAACGTCGAGGGCGCCGAAGAGGCCGCCGAGGCCTCCGGGGGCGGATCGAACAAAGGCGTCATCATCGCCGTGGTCGCCGCCATCTTGGTGTCGAACGCGGGCTTGGCGGCCTTCTTCTTCTTCATGGGCCCCTCGCTGATGGGAGGAGCTCAGGCCGCCAACCCACCCGAAGCGGCCGCCGAGCCGGCCGAAGCGGAGGTCGAGGCAGCTCCGAGCGCCACGCCGGGCCCCCTGGTTCCCCTCGACCCCTTCGTGGTCAACCTCAACGAGCCGGGCGAGCCGCGCTACTTGCGCGTGAGCATCACCCTGGAGGCGACCGACAAAGACGCCGTCACCAAGATCGACGAGGTCAAGGTGCGCCTGCGCGACGCCTACTTGAGCAAGCTGTCGGCGTATACCACCGCCGAGTTGCGCTCGCCGGAGGACAAAGCCCGGCTGCGCGAGGCGCTCATCGAGGAGGCCAAGAAAGTGGTCTCGCCGCGCGCCGTCCAGCAGCTGTATTTCACTGACTTCATGATGCAGTGA